A stretch of the Phyllopteryx taeniolatus isolate TA_2022b chromosome 5, UOR_Ptae_1.2, whole genome shotgun sequence genome encodes the following:
- the spty2d1 gene encoding protein SPT2 homolog isoform X1 produces the protein MMDFDNVLSIATQNKGVSSVQKRYSLQTGPPKKDLKSKGVNPAAVQALLKKRQNEARVRETELKKQKEDLLAKRVELKSDRKARAMASRTKDNFKGYNGIPVVDVPKKRRSKQEIEMEERGNEETFRNYSVDPEEDEDNYQYEQTDSEPDPDPEPLRPGKNSSFSGHSSNSRASPKKPSGPPKSAPPCMNFADLLKLAEKKQFEPVELKAKIVKDERLHTAEELKELEMERRAKSRNKDLKTEREHRPQSSSGFVRKNTSQKEPKNCKPQKSLSERPNQSNGVMNKSVATPYKTTTGERERDRPKIPVTSKSTSSPLSVKQGGLTKPSSHRASSVSSDPRLKKESSVSVQGKPSGIPQSKPHGTSGRDLKSPNSNPQKNRPTQASSAKHERPVVNHKSGMGEPPRFGSNPAVKSSANSLVRPLSSGRPKEENQRQSRPWVTPQPKASGSGLQGHPAGRVGRPPGFGQGRATSGGPGIGPGRGPSGGPPPNRQPSGSFGSGPGRPKCTVVSETISSKNVSGARPGVPPRPAIPQRPGVAPRPGGPTRPLNRPPGATLPPITIAYKRKYEEEEEDDSEMDDFIDDGDDEQAEVSKHIKEIFGYDRTKYKDESDYALKFMESSWRDLQKEEAKSLKLAVQEDLEEERKEQEEMKRINAKRKKMN, from the exons ATGATGGACTTTGACAACGTGCTGTCAATCGCCACTCAAAACAAGGGTGTCAGCAGTGTACAG AAAAGATATAGTTTACAAACTGGTCCACCCAAAAAAGACCTGAAGTCAAAAGGAGTAAATCCCGCTGCTGTGCAGGCACTCCTGAAGAAGCGACAAAATGAAGCCAGAGTGAGAG AAACTGAATTGAAGAAACAGAAGGAGGATCTTCTCGCTAAAAGGGTTGAGTTGAAGTCTGATCGTAAAGCGAGAGCCATGGCTTCCAGAACGAAAGACAACTTCAAAGGTTACAACGGCATCCCAGTGGTGGATGTTCCAAAGAAGAGGAGGTCAAAGCAGGAAATTGAGATGGAAGAGAGAGGGAATGAGGAAACATTTAGAAATTATTCAGTTGACCCagaggaggatgaagacaaTTATCAATACGAGCAAACAGATTCTGAGCCCGACCCAGATCCGGAACCTTTGAGGCCTGGGAAAAACTCAAGTTTTAGTGGACACAGTAGTAACTCCAGGGCCTCCCCTAAAAAACCTAGCGGTCCTCCCAAGTCTGCTCCACCCTGCATGAACTTTGCAGACTTGCTCAAATTGGCGGAGAAGAAGCAGTTTGAGCCAGTTGAGTTAAAAGCAAAGATAGTGAAGGATGAAAGGCTCCACACGGCTGAAGAGTTAAAGGAGCTGGAGATGGAACGCAGAGCAAAGAGCCGCAACAAAGACTTGAAGACAGAGCGAGAGCACAGGCCTCAGTCTAGTTCTGGTTTTGTGAGGAAAAACACGTCACAGAAAGAGCCGAAGAATTGTAAACCACAAAAGAGCTTATCAGAAAGGCCAAATCAGTCCAATGGGGTAATGAACAAGTCTGTAGCAACACCGTATAAGACGACCACtggtgagagagaaagagacagaCCCAAGATCCCAGTTACTTCAAAAAGCACTTCTTCTCCGCTTTCAGTCAAACAGGGGGGTTTGACTAAACCTTCATCTCATCGTGCATCCAGTGTTTCAAGCGACCCTCGGTTAAAAAAGGAGAGCTCTGTATCTGTTCAAGGAAAGCCCTCAGGCATACCTCAGTCCAAGCCTCATGGCACATCTGGCAGGGATCTCAAATCTCCAAATAGcaacccacaaaaaaacaggCCTACCCAGGCTAGCTCAGCAAAGCACGAGCGTCCAGTTGTAAATCACAAGTCTGGAATGGGAGAGCCGCCAAGGTTTGGAAGCAATCCTGCAGTAAAATCTAGTGCTAATTCCTTGGTCAGACCTTTATCAAGTGGCCGTCCCAAAGAAGAGAACCAACGTCAGTCAAGGCCTTGGGTAACACCGCAGCCAAAAGCTAGTGGTAGTGGCTTACAGGGTCACCCTGCGGGGAGAGTGGGCCGGCCACCGGGTTTCGGACAAGGTCGAGCCACAAGTGgagggccggggattggaccgGGCCGAGGTCCTAGCGGAGGACCCCCGCCCAATAGGCAACCCTCAGGCAGCTTTGGATCAGGACCTGGGAGACCCAAGTGCACTGTGGTGTCTGAGACGATCTCATCCAAAAATGTCAGCGGAGCCAGACCGGGAGTTCCTCCTCGGCCAGCGATACCACAAAGACCTGGTGTGGCCCCCAGACCAGGAGGGCCAACAAGACCTCTGAACAGACCACCAG GTGCAACACTCCCACCCATCACCATAGCGTACAAGAGAAAatatgaggaggaagaggaagacgaTTCCGAAATGGATGACTTTATTGATGATGGCGATGATGAGCAGGCGGAGGTTTCCAAACACATTAAGGAAATCTTTGGCTATGACAGAACCAA ATACAAGGATGAAAGTGATTATGCTCTCAAGTTCATGGAGAGCAGCTGGCGAGATTTGCAGAAAGAAGAAGCAAAGAG TCTAAAATTGGCTGTGCAAGAAGATTTGGAGGAGGAAAGAAAAGAGCAAGAGGAGATGAAAAGGATCAAtgccaagaggaaaaaaatgaactga
- the spty2d1 gene encoding protein SPT2 homolog isoform X2: protein MASRTKDNFKGYNGIPVVDVPKKRRSKQEIEMEERGNEETFRNYSVDPEEDEDNYQYEQTDSEPDPDPEPLRPGKNSSFSGHSSNSRASPKKPSGPPKSAPPCMNFADLLKLAEKKQFEPVELKAKIVKDERLHTAEELKELEMERRAKSRNKDLKTEREHRPQSSSGFVRKNTSQKEPKNCKPQKSLSERPNQSNGVMNKSVATPYKTTTGERERDRPKIPVTSKSTSSPLSVKQGGLTKPSSHRASSVSSDPRLKKESSVSVQGKPSGIPQSKPHGTSGRDLKSPNSNPQKNRPTQASSAKHERPVVNHKSGMGEPPRFGSNPAVKSSANSLVRPLSSGRPKEENQRQSRPWVTPQPKASGSGLQGHPAGRVGRPPGFGQGRATSGGPGIGPGRGPSGGPPPNRQPSGSFGSGPGRPKCTVVSETISSKNVSGARPGVPPRPAIPQRPGVAPRPGGPTRPLNRPPGATLPPITIAYKRKYEEEEEDDSEMDDFIDDGDDEQAEVSKHIKEIFGYDRTKYKDESDYALKFMESSWRDLQKEEAKSLKLAVQEDLEEERKEQEEMKRINAKRKKMN, encoded by the exons ATGGCTTCCAGAACGAAAGACAACTTCAAAGGTTACAACGGCATCCCAGTGGTGGATGTTCCAAAGAAGAGGAGGTCAAAGCAGGAAATTGAGATGGAAGAGAGAGGGAATGAGGAAACATTTAGAAATTATTCAGTTGACCCagaggaggatgaagacaaTTATCAATACGAGCAAACAGATTCTGAGCCCGACCCAGATCCGGAACCTTTGAGGCCTGGGAAAAACTCAAGTTTTAGTGGACACAGTAGTAACTCCAGGGCCTCCCCTAAAAAACCTAGCGGTCCTCCCAAGTCTGCTCCACCCTGCATGAACTTTGCAGACTTGCTCAAATTGGCGGAGAAGAAGCAGTTTGAGCCAGTTGAGTTAAAAGCAAAGATAGTGAAGGATGAAAGGCTCCACACGGCTGAAGAGTTAAAGGAGCTGGAGATGGAACGCAGAGCAAAGAGCCGCAACAAAGACTTGAAGACAGAGCGAGAGCACAGGCCTCAGTCTAGTTCTGGTTTTGTGAGGAAAAACACGTCACAGAAAGAGCCGAAGAATTGTAAACCACAAAAGAGCTTATCAGAAAGGCCAAATCAGTCCAATGGGGTAATGAACAAGTCTGTAGCAACACCGTATAAGACGACCACtggtgagagagaaagagacagaCCCAAGATCCCAGTTACTTCAAAAAGCACTTCTTCTCCGCTTTCAGTCAAACAGGGGGGTTTGACTAAACCTTCATCTCATCGTGCATCCAGTGTTTCAAGCGACCCTCGGTTAAAAAAGGAGAGCTCTGTATCTGTTCAAGGAAAGCCCTCAGGCATACCTCAGTCCAAGCCTCATGGCACATCTGGCAGGGATCTCAAATCTCCAAATAGcaacccacaaaaaaacaggCCTACCCAGGCTAGCTCAGCAAAGCACGAGCGTCCAGTTGTAAATCACAAGTCTGGAATGGGAGAGCCGCCAAGGTTTGGAAGCAATCCTGCAGTAAAATCTAGTGCTAATTCCTTGGTCAGACCTTTATCAAGTGGCCGTCCCAAAGAAGAGAACCAACGTCAGTCAAGGCCTTGGGTAACACCGCAGCCAAAAGCTAGTGGTAGTGGCTTACAGGGTCACCCTGCGGGGAGAGTGGGCCGGCCACCGGGTTTCGGACAAGGTCGAGCCACAAGTGgagggccggggattggaccgGGCCGAGGTCCTAGCGGAGGACCCCCGCCCAATAGGCAACCCTCAGGCAGCTTTGGATCAGGACCTGGGAGACCCAAGTGCACTGTGGTGTCTGAGACGATCTCATCCAAAAATGTCAGCGGAGCCAGACCGGGAGTTCCTCCTCGGCCAGCGATACCACAAAGACCTGGTGTGGCCCCCAGACCAGGAGGGCCAACAAGACCTCTGAACAGACCACCAG GTGCAACACTCCCACCCATCACCATAGCGTACAAGAGAAAatatgaggaggaagaggaagacgaTTCCGAAATGGATGACTTTATTGATGATGGCGATGATGAGCAGGCGGAGGTTTCCAAACACATTAAGGAAATCTTTGGCTATGACAGAACCAA ATACAAGGATGAAAGTGATTATGCTCTCAAGTTCATGGAGAGCAGCTGGCGAGATTTGCAGAAAGAAGAAGCAAAGAG TCTAAAATTGGCTGTGCAAGAAGATTTGGAGGAGGAAAGAAAAGAGCAAGAGGAGATGAAAAGGATCAAtgccaagaggaaaaaaatgaactga
- the uevld gene encoding ubiquitin-conjugating enzyme E2 variant 3 isoform X1: MDLRSEKIQRVIAKYKFHDVALEELDKIEEAFPGMIPSVGTYTFNDGSQKELLKLNGNLPVKYEGRSYNFPIQLWLMDSFPVTPPICLLRPTSDMIIREGKHVDARGRIFLPVLHNWDHPKSSVVNLLEEMILKFQEDPPLSASTAGQKDPQELLAFVNNLQINDRASRHHDHPVHKVSVIGGGDLGMATVMSILAKCKVDKLVFVDVAESSTKGGSTDLEIFRLPKVEVSKDLSASKGSRVVVVTANAWSGEQSYVNVVQTNVNLYRGIIPTLAHLNPSAIMLIASQPVDIMTHIAWRQSGLPPTQVIGAGCNLDSERFSHILDITLNAPKQAWLIGELSDNKVPVMSNNEGGSKKPLEISGSGSTKPLLSRAFDMMKNRGQRSWSVGLSIADITTSILTDRKKVHSITTLAQGWNGIGAEVFFSLPCLLGSSGSTRLAGVSLGKEEDSKLKESISSLTNLMSQLRI; the protein is encoded by the exons ATGGACCTCCGTTCGGAGAAAATACAGCGGGTCATAGCCAAG TACAAATTCCACGATGTTGCGCTTGAGGAGTTGGACAAAATTGAGGAAGCCTTCCCTGGGATGATCCCTTCTGTAGGCACATATA CATTCAACGATGGCTCCCAGAAAGAGCTCCTGAAGTTGAATGGCAACCTTCCGGTCAAGTACGAAG GCCGGTCCTACAACTTCCCCATCCAGCTTTGGCTGATGGACTCCTTCCCAGTTACCCCTCCCATTTGCCTCCTGAGGCCCACATCGGACATGATAATCAGGGAGGGCAAACACGTGGACGCCCGAGGACGCATCTTCCTGCCCGTGTTGCACAACTGGgatcat CCCAAGTCGTCAGTGGTGAATCTTTTGGAGGAGATGATTTTGAAGTTTCAAGAGGATCCTCCCCTGTCCGCATCCACCGCAGGACAGAAAGACCCGCAGGAGCTCCTGGCGTTTGTCAATAATCTCCAGATTAATGATC GTGCAAGTAGACACCATGATCACCCGGTCCACAAAGTCTCTGTTATCGGAGGAGGGGATTTAGGAATGGCCACAGTGATGAGCATTTTGGCAAAG TGTAAAGTAGATAAGCTCGTCTTCGTTGATGTTGCTGAAAGTTCCACCAAGGGGGGCAGCACAGATCTGGAGATATTCAGGCTGCCCAAGGTGGAGGTGTCCAAGG ATTTGTCTGCCTCCAAGGGCTCCAGGGTCGTCGTGGTGACCGCCAACGCATGGAGCGGCGAGCAGTCGTATGTAAACGTGGTCCAGACCAATGTCAATTTGTACAGAGGGATCATTCCAACATTGGCACATCTCAACCCCAGCGCCATCATGCTTATCGCTTCCCAGCCAG TGGACATAATGACCCACATTGCATGGAGGCAGAGCGGCCTGCCGCCGACACAAGTCATCGGAGCGGGCTGTAATCTGGACTCGGAACGTTTCAGTCACATTCTGGATATCACCTTAAACGCTCCCAAACAGGCCTGGCTCATTGGAGAGCTATCGGACAACAaag TGCCTGTGATGAGTAACAATGAAGGAGGCTCCAAAAAGCCACTAGAAATCTCAGGATCGGGCTCCACCAAACCACTGCTCAGCAG AGCCTTTGACATGATGAAGAATCGAGGTCAGCGTTCATGGTCTGTCGGTTTGTCTATTGCTGACATCACAACCAGCATCCTGACAGATAGGAAGAAAGTCCACTCCATCACCACTCTTGCCCAG GGGTGGAACGGCATAGGAGCAGAGGTGTTCTTCAGTTTGCCGTGCCTCCTGGGGTCGAGCGGTTCCACGCGCCTGGCTGGTGTGTCACTGGGGAAGGAGGAAGACTCCAAGCTGAAGGAGAGCATCAGTTCGCTCACTAACCTCATGAGTCAGCTGCGAATATGA
- the uevld gene encoding ubiquitin-conjugating enzyme E2 variant 3 isoform X2: MATFRSSTKLWLMDSFPVTPPICLLRPTSDMIIREGKHVDARGRIFLPVLHNWDHPKSSVVNLLEEMILKFQEDPPLSASTAGQKDPQELLAFVNNLQINDRASRHHDHPVHKVSVIGGGDLGMATVMSILAKCKVDKLVFVDVAESSTKGGSTDLEIFRLPKVEVSKDLSASKGSRVVVVTANAWSGEQSYVNVVQTNVNLYRGIIPTLAHLNPSAIMLIASQPVDIMTHIAWRQSGLPPTQVIGAGCNLDSERFSHILDITLNAPKQAWLIGELSDNKVPVMSNNEGGSKKPLEISGSGSTKPLLSRAFDMMKNRGQRSWSVGLSIADITTSILTDRKKVHSITTLAQGWNGIGAEVFFSLPCLLGSSGSTRLAGVSLGKEEDSKLKESISSLTNLMSQLRI, translated from the exons ATGGCAACCTTCCGGTCAAGTACGAAG CTTTGGCTGATGGACTCCTTCCCAGTTACCCCTCCCATTTGCCTCCTGAGGCCCACATCGGACATGATAATCAGGGAGGGCAAACACGTGGACGCCCGAGGACGCATCTTCCTGCCCGTGTTGCACAACTGGgatcat CCCAAGTCGTCAGTGGTGAATCTTTTGGAGGAGATGATTTTGAAGTTTCAAGAGGATCCTCCCCTGTCCGCATCCACCGCAGGACAGAAAGACCCGCAGGAGCTCCTGGCGTTTGTCAATAATCTCCAGATTAATGATC GTGCAAGTAGACACCATGATCACCCGGTCCACAAAGTCTCTGTTATCGGAGGAGGGGATTTAGGAATGGCCACAGTGATGAGCATTTTGGCAAAG TGTAAAGTAGATAAGCTCGTCTTCGTTGATGTTGCTGAAAGTTCCACCAAGGGGGGCAGCACAGATCTGGAGATATTCAGGCTGCCCAAGGTGGAGGTGTCCAAGG ATTTGTCTGCCTCCAAGGGCTCCAGGGTCGTCGTGGTGACCGCCAACGCATGGAGCGGCGAGCAGTCGTATGTAAACGTGGTCCAGACCAATGTCAATTTGTACAGAGGGATCATTCCAACATTGGCACATCTCAACCCCAGCGCCATCATGCTTATCGCTTCCCAGCCAG TGGACATAATGACCCACATTGCATGGAGGCAGAGCGGCCTGCCGCCGACACAAGTCATCGGAGCGGGCTGTAATCTGGACTCGGAACGTTTCAGTCACATTCTGGATATCACCTTAAACGCTCCCAAACAGGCCTGGCTCATTGGAGAGCTATCGGACAACAaag TGCCTGTGATGAGTAACAATGAAGGAGGCTCCAAAAAGCCACTAGAAATCTCAGGATCGGGCTCCACCAAACCACTGCTCAGCAG AGCCTTTGACATGATGAAGAATCGAGGTCAGCGTTCATGGTCTGTCGGTTTGTCTATTGCTGACATCACAACCAGCATCCTGACAGATAGGAAGAAAGTCCACTCCATCACCACTCTTGCCCAG GGGTGGAACGGCATAGGAGCAGAGGTGTTCTTCAGTTTGCCGTGCCTCCTGGGGTCGAGCGGTTCCACGCGCCTGGCTGGTGTGTCACTGGGGAAGGAGGAAGACTCCAAGCTGAAGGAGAGCATCAGTTCGCTCACTAACCTCATGAGTCAGCTGCGAATATGA